In a single window of the Hippocampus zosterae strain Florida chromosome 6, ASM2543408v3, whole genome shotgun sequence genome:
- the wdr31 gene encoding WD repeat-containing protein 31 isoform X1, protein MGKLQSKFRKRSELYRASEGEKADGALDSQVVQYEPAHHGSVNTITNLSADLCVSGGTDQTVVVYDWKQGRMFQSFQGHNREVTKVVCYPGSTWIFSASRDKTVLMWDLNQGDEPIQEFCGHQLVVNGLAISPDGRKLCTGSRDNCMCLWDIESAKCEQRHNISRNLVTHVCWVPGSSSVVQTSEDKTIRVWDSRAWQVTNTFPAKQYIQTHCDVSDNGNYLVSSSNGCGGQGCEATLWDLRQPGCKVVEYRGHLQTTACCVFLPVPPGGSGTALVATSSHDSSVKVWDQNSAVCLATLLLDGAGPLVSLAPSDASNVLCASFNSGIHHVQLLQTPGAASGAATGTDIRVLSRF, encoded by the exons ATGGGCAAGTTACAGAGCAAGTTTCGCAAGAGGTCTGAGCTGTACAG GGCCTCAGAGGGTGAAAAGGCAGACGGCGCATTAGACAGCCAGGTGGTTCAGTATGAACCGGCCCATCACGGCTCCGTCAACACCATCACAAACCTCAGCGCCGATCTGTGTGTTTCAGGAGGCACCGACCAG ACGGTGGTGGTGTATGACTGGAAACAAGGCCGCATGTTTCAATCCTTCCAGGGTCATAACAGAGAGGTTACCAAG GTGGTGTGTTACCCGGGCAGCACTTGGATCTTCAGTGCCTCACGGGACAAGACTGTCCTAATGTGGGACTTGAACCAGGGGGATGAGCCCATTCAGGAGTTTTGCGGGCACCAGTTAGTGGTCAACGGGCTTGCAATCAGCCCTG ATGGGAGGAAACTGTGCACCGGTTCCCGCGACAACTGCATGTGCCTGTGGGACATTGAATCTGCAAAATGCGAGCAGAGACACAACATTTCCAGAAACCTG GTGACTCACGTGTGTTGGGTGCCAGGCAGCTCCTCTGTCGTCCAAACGTCGGAGGACAAAACCATACG AGTATGGGACAGCCGAGCGTGGCAGGTGACCAACACATTTCCGGCCAAGCAATACATCCAGACCCACTGTGACGTTTCTGACAATGGAAATTACCTGGTGTCCAGCAGCAACGGTTGTGGTGGCCAAGGCTGCGAGGCCACG CTGTGGGATCTGCGTCAGCCAGGCTGCAAGGTGGTTGAGTACCGCGGCCACCTGCAGACCACCGCATGCTGCGTCTTCCTGCCtgtgccaccagggggcagtggcACCGCTCTAGTGGCCACATCATCCCATGACAGCTCTGTCAAAGTGTGGGACCAGAACTCAGCAG TGTGTTTAGCCACGTTGTTGCTCGACGGCGCCGGTCCTCTGGTGTCATTGGCGCCCAGCGATGCCTCCAATGTGCTCTGCGCCAGCTTCAACAGTGGAATTCATCATGTCCAGCTTCTTCAAACACCAGGGGCGGCTTCAGGAGCAGCTACCGGTACTGACATTAGAGTGCTGTCCCGCTTCTAA
- the wdr31 gene encoding WD repeat-containing protein 31 isoform X2 — translation MFQSFQGHNREVTKVVCYPGSTWIFSASRDKTVLMWDLNQGDEPIQEFCGHQLVVNGLAISPDGRKLCTGSRDNCMCLWDIESAKCEQRHNISRNLVTHVCWVPGSSSVVQTSEDKTIRVWDSRAWQVTNTFPAKQYIQTHCDVSDNGNYLVSSSNGCGGQGCEATLWDLRQPGCKVVEYRGHLQTTACCVFLPVPPGGSGTALVATSSHDSSVKVWDQNSAVCLATLLLDGAGPLVSLAPSDASNVLCASFNSGIHHVQLLQTPGAASGAATGTDIRVLSRF, via the exons ATGTTTCAATCCTTCCAGGGTCATAACAGAGAGGTTACCAAG GTGGTGTGTTACCCGGGCAGCACTTGGATCTTCAGTGCCTCACGGGACAAGACTGTCCTAATGTGGGACTTGAACCAGGGGGATGAGCCCATTCAGGAGTTTTGCGGGCACCAGTTAGTGGTCAACGGGCTTGCAATCAGCCCTG ATGGGAGGAAACTGTGCACCGGTTCCCGCGACAACTGCATGTGCCTGTGGGACATTGAATCTGCAAAATGCGAGCAGAGACACAACATTTCCAGAAACCTG GTGACTCACGTGTGTTGGGTGCCAGGCAGCTCCTCTGTCGTCCAAACGTCGGAGGACAAAACCATACG AGTATGGGACAGCCGAGCGTGGCAGGTGACCAACACATTTCCGGCCAAGCAATACATCCAGACCCACTGTGACGTTTCTGACAATGGAAATTACCTGGTGTCCAGCAGCAACGGTTGTGGTGGCCAAGGCTGCGAGGCCACG CTGTGGGATCTGCGTCAGCCAGGCTGCAAGGTGGTTGAGTACCGCGGCCACCTGCAGACCACCGCATGCTGCGTCTTCCTGCCtgtgccaccagggggcagtggcACCGCTCTAGTGGCCACATCATCCCATGACAGCTCTGTCAAAGTGTGGGACCAGAACTCAGCAG TGTGTTTAGCCACGTTGTTGCTCGACGGCGCCGGTCCTCTGGTGTCATTGGCGCCCAGCGATGCCTCCAATGTGCTCTGCGCCAGCTTCAACAGTGGAATTCATCATGTCCAGCTTCTTCAAACACCAGGGGCGGCTTCAGGAGCAGCTACCGGTACTGACATTAGAGTGCTGTCCCGCTTCTAA